The genome window agaatacacacacacacacacacacgcagtcgTATAATGCACTCAGTTTTTAAACAGCACCCCGCGCCGCCGCCACCACGCTGCGGTCCAAAACACACCACTCCACTGACTCTGTGCCCTGCAACTCAACTTGCTGctgaaaacatcaacacagctgaggctgtgTTTATCTGTGAGTCAGAATATTGTGATCACATGTAATTAAATCATAATTAGCTTTCATCTATTGCCCTTTAGTTATGCATTCTGAGGAGAGCTCCTTAtacaagaaaatgcaaatcTGGTGTTTGAATTCTGCTGCGACACACGCGAAACATTACATGTGCCTATATGCACATTCTTTTGCGGCTGAGCATTTACAGTAATCTCAATTCAACACAAGAGTATAAGGATTGGATTCAGACAATCACATTACCTCCACTCTGCCCATGCTTCTATTTGCTGGAGAAAATCACCATGTAAAGccaacacagacagatacacacacgcacacacacacacacacacacacacacacacaggcagctgcACAGACCTTctttacagctgctgctttcttaCCACATGCACCGCTGCGACAGGAGGGGGACAAGTTAAATTATTAGGGTTTCAAATAAATGACACATAACTCAGGACACtgcaagacagagagggaggagagagggagagaagctcTGGCTCTGCAGGTCTGGATGATGGACGGACCACAGAGGAACATAAATGCAGCTGATTTAAAtcactttaaatgtaaatgtttatcGCGTGGAGTGATGCAGATGCGGATTGAGTGGAAGGGATTGAAATTGTTTCCTCTTTTgaatgcaaatatgtttttaacCCGTTGGGGGGGCTTTTGTCATGGGGAAGGTCGCGCTCACAGGGAAGAAACGAAAATGAACATGTACGCAAAGAGAAAGGCGTCCTGTTACAAAATGAGATTTTACTCCTATTTTCAGCAATACAAGACAAATACTATTTTATTCAGCGATAGATAGCTTgtgataaaataataacacagtGGACggtatatactgtattttgaGATATTGGCACTTAAGGTAAGAATATAAGAAATAAACTGTTAACTTACTGCTCAGctgattattaaaaaacaaacacttccaATTATGACAGCTACAAATTCAAatagaggagctgctgcagtgacttgAACTTGCTCTGCAATGAATTACTGTAAAAAATTAAGTCCGCCTGATTTTCATACACCTCCTGTTGAGTTTGTCTGTGCAAAGCGAGATTATGCCAACATTATTTATATTACTTACATTTATTCAGATTTCCTTTTGATTCATATAAGGAGCCACAAGCATCACAATGTCATGATAAAAATGACTCATTCCAATAGATTTAATGCACTCAGTTGAAGCATATATACACCCTTCCGCCACAAGGTCAAATAAAAGACGATGCTGGCTGGTTATTGAGCACTCACACAAATAGACACTAAAAAGTGTGCACATCCTTTGTCCTATTAATTTTGAGGCATTAAAGCGGAGTACATGATGATGATTCAAATGTCAATACTGATAAATTTCAAAGTGATTTCCCATAGTTGACCTGAAAGAGGGAGTCCAATATTGTGACAGCAGACAACTACATTATCTTTAATAACCTAATCATTGGACAGACTGCAAATGATCACAGCGCAAAAGTCAATAAACTGGGCCGGACAATAGAATTACAGTTCATAATGATAAGATTAATAATGTGGTGTGTCTGCATGCTACATGTGCACACTTTCTCATACtgcaaaagacagagaaaggagcAGTGAATCTTGTAGAGTGCTGAGAAATGAGGAGGAAGTGCTGAAATATTGTTTCCTGTGCCTTCTGTCCTCCTTCAGCACAGGAAGTGAATCAGTGCTACTGAATCCTCCTGCCCCTCGGTGTGTCTagaagtcaaacacacacacacacacacacacacacaagcagaaagcATCCCACACATTTTCCACACCCCCACAGTGATCAGCAGTTTTCCACTTTATCATTCTTACGCGTTGAATAAcggagcacaaacactggaaaccaGTGAACCGCCGCACAAAGCAgacctcctgtctgtcacacagcGCTGTTTGGTAGCAGGTTCAGGTTAAGACTGTCCCGAGCACAAAATCCTAGGACTCGTCCTATCTGCCTCACAGAAGAAAGAGGTGCCACGAAAGAAGAATAGCATCTCCAGTTCTAGGTTATAAcacaaatgtaattaaaaagcACACTATATTGACCTAATCAGATAGGAGGGCCATAAATTAGTGGACACATGCTCACTAAAAGGCCCTCTCCTCTCAGCTAGGACGCATCTCTGATCGTTTATCATCTGAAAGGAGCAGGAAGGCAGCCagcatctccctctctctctctctgtattgctctctctctccctcttgctctatctctgtctctcactcactttTAATCACAGAGAAAATCATTCCTCCAGGCACGAGAGGATCATGCTCTCCCATCTTGTCCCTCACTCTGGGCTTTCATGGGAGCTAATATGAGCcaggtgactgtgtgtgtgtgtgtgtgtgtgtgtgtgtgtgtgtgacgctgTTGTACAGGTGAGACAAACAGAGCTAATGCACAGCCCTCAACTCTGCATGCAAACATGTCACCGCTGTGGTGCATTTGAAAGTTTCCCTGAGCTACACACACGTTTGAAAAAAGTAGGTCCTCcttatgtgcacacacacagaacatgcgAGCGCTCAGACTTTCAGAGGTCCTGCAGTGGGAAAAGATAAcatccctcctccacacacacacataacgaCACATATGTCCAGCAGCATGCATTGTGGTGACCTTGCACGGCGGCCCAACCCGGACCCTGTGCAGCTTTTATCTCAGCCACGCTGCTCTTTAGGATGCACTGACTTCATCAGGCTGCTTTCAGGAGCAGAAACACTCTACAGGCCACGTCCAGTCCAGAGCTGAGGCAGGTAACAGGCGACTGGCCCTGTCAGCCGCTGCAGAACCAAATTACTGCGACTGCCTGCTGTGGCGTTTCTCTCTGCCCTTATCAGCATTTCTACATCAAAAGTCAAACAAAGGATCTTTCCACCGACGCGAAAGTGGTGGATTGTCATAACCGTTGCGAAAATTTGGTCAGCTAAATATGTCTGTGAGGATCCTTTAGTCTGAGCAGAAATTAGTCCGTTTGAATTTTATCaacacagtttgattttcaAGCGTTTGACTACATGAAGTTTATTTTCAGACCGATTTTTTTGCGGGGAATCAAAATTCTTATTTTCGAAATTAGACAATTTTTCGTCATCTGTTCCAGACAAAGTGTTTCATGATTTTTTGTCATTCagatcttcttttttttatttgaaacttCCCGCACGCAATAATCAACAAGTGGACAGCCACCGAGTAAAAAGTGCAAGTTTACTCTAACATCAATCATTAACTCAGCCTTTTCTAGGAAACCTGCAGCACGATTATTAGGCCCTGAGGCAAAAATTAAATCCTGTTCGAAATACTGAGCACTGTGGTCTGATTTTCTGCACGTGTTTAAAGCGAAATTAAAGAGTTTCTGTCTTTAATTACGCAACAGGTGAAGATCGTCCCTTTTAATACCTGAGAAGCAAAAgccatgaaaagaaaatactttGAAATAATTCCGCTTGTatttttcagaggaaaaaaaagaaagattgaTTCATATTGAATCGAGATAGAAAATGAGTTCAGTCAGAGCTGGACTTGATCTTGGAGCTGTACTAATCGCTCGCCTCGCGCGCAACATCGCGCTTTCATCAAAACCAGATGTTTGTGAACAGATGTTCATGTTATCTCGATGACATTTGTAATCGGCGTTTCCCTcttctgtttgtatttcagtTTAACTCGAGAGGAGATGGTGAGACTGAGAGTGTGTGCTGGCGCCTCAAAGGCACAgtgacaaacatgcaaaactaaagagaacagaaacaacCAACATTTTCAGGaggatgtgtttgtttgcactCATGAAGGTTTATTGGCGAATGGTGTATTTGCTCAGTTCCACACGGTGTCCGCCTGTTACCTGTACTGTCCAGACAATACATTTAACTGTATAGAAATCCAGTGCATCACAAAAGATATATGGCTGCATGAGGCTTTGCTTAATTATTCTACAACACTGGGAGAACAttaaatttccatttccaaACAGTTCACAGTTTATTTACCGAATAACACCCATAGGGTTCTGAGTAAACTTAATTAAGTTCcttaaatgaaaggaaaacacattaacaacGAAGTGCAGAAAGAATAGATCATTTGTTGCAACAATTTAGCGTGACAAAGTAGCCTGTTTCTCATCTGTTTCAGGACATGCATCATAATCTGCCTCTGTTCTGCACAAAGCATTTTATCCTCAGCCCCACTTGTTGATCGCAATATTTAATCTGAAAAAATGATAATTGTTTCTACTAAATATCCCGATGCTGCTCACCTTGACAGTATGTTGTGTGTCAGTATAAATCACTACTGAGTACAAAGTTGCTTTATtccacaatttcattttttcctcaaagCTCCAAAGGAAGCCTAGAAAATGTTGAAGGGTCCATGTTCGCGGGGAACTTTTATGAAAGCAAAGTGACGGATGAATGCACTTGttcacacttttttcttttcttttctttttctttttctttctttctttcttttcttttctttctttctttcttttttttttttttttacaaataaatcCCAAAAAAGTGATGAGGCTGAACAATGCAGTCATGGTAGAATACAATCATTATAGCGACACAAGTTcacaaaaataaggaaaaagaaaaaagtccaGACACAATCCGCACATGACCAGCATGCATGGCTTCGCAGAGCTGTTACAGGCTCACATCCACTGCCCAAACTTCGGCTCGAGCTCAgtttggatgatttttttttttttacacaagaCAAATAGGATGGATGATATGAAAATGAGACCATTCACATCCAAATAAATTGActttcaacacaaaaataaaatcacatcaaaataaagctgctgttgCCTGAGAGTTGTTCAAATTTCACACAACAGATTTTTGGGGGTAAAGGGGACCAGGATGGACGAGGCGCAGGATGAGGCTGTGAGGACGCACATACTCAGCACAGGCTGTACTAGTTTTTCTGTAGTGTCTCTAAAGACAAACATGACGAGGTGGAAAGAAATCCTTTAAAATATTTGTGGACACCGAATTGTTATTCGGAGTCATTTAAACAGGCCTGTTTATGCATCCTTTAAAAGTGATAAACATAAACAAGATCCGCATCCCGAAACAAAACAcccctgaaacacagaaaagaggaaaactctTTTGTCTTCATCTAACGCAGCTTTTACAACTTCAACACAAGCACGCACCACCTCGTTTAAGCTGCGCGTaaatttacagtgtttttttctgtttctttgtgagGGTCGGTTATTAAACTTTTCAACGCCGAGACTCACATGAAAAACTCCGGGGATGAGGGGTTGTTGTCGCTGCTGGATCCTCCGTTTTCTCTGAAGCCGGTGCTGATCAGCTTCTCGTATTTCTCCTTGTAGGCGTCCCTCTCCCTGGCCAGCCGGGAGATCTCCTGCTTGAGGTGGTCCACCTGCTGTATGAGTTGCGTCTTCTCCCCCTCCAGGACGTGCCGCTGCTGGACCCGCTTGTACCGGCAGGACTGGGCATAGCCTCTGTTCTTTAGcgtcctcctcttctgtttcagCCGGATCACCTCTTCCTTGCTGACCCCCCGGAGCTGCCGGTTCAATTCCCGCACCGACATGGTCACCAGCTGCTCGTCCGAGAACCGATCTTCCAAGCGCAAGTGCTGGTGGTTTCCCCCCGCGCCGCCGCCGGACTGAGACCCGGAGGAGGGGTGGTGTGCCcctgtgtggtggtggtggtggtgatgatggtggtggtggggagcCCCgttctgagctgcagctgcagcgatAACCGCGGACACCACGGCGGCCGCTGATCCCATCTCCTCCCCGGCCATGGCGCCTCCTGCCCCCGCTGCGCCGCCGTACTGCTGCCCTCTGGTATAGCCATCGAAGGTCTGGAGCTGGTGACTGCTGCTGATCAGCGCCTCTACGGCGTCCTCCGGGCTAAAGCCCAGAGCCTCGGGGTTCAACTGCTGTTGGTATCCGGTCATCCAGTAGAAATCCTCCAAGTGAGCCTTCTGCTCGCTCCCTGATCCCGGACTGGGCGCCGAGAAGCTTGGAGAGGGGGGAACCGAGCTGCAAGGCGTGCTCATCGGGGTGGAAGATAGGGATCCCCCGGCGACCAGGCGGCTGCACTGGCTGATGCTGCGATCGGGCTCCACCGGCTCCTTTTTCACTTCAAACTTCATCAGATCGAAGTCATTAACATATTCCATGGCCAGGGGACTGGTGGGCAGGTCGGAGTTGCTCATTGCCAGCTCTGATGCCATCCTCTTGCTGTTGACAGTCCTCCAAAGGGGGTGAGGAGCACCTGTCAAAGTGGGCTGCTGAGACACGCACTGAGCCAGcttgatttctttatttattttcttcaaaacCGACGGAAAAAGTGGATTTTCTCGCACTAATTGCGCAGCGCAGGTTTCGGTTTTGTGAGTCGataagttttttttcttcagtctgtGTTGCTCACAGGAGCgctgtttcctccctctctcccagcgTGCGGGTGTCTGAGCGCCGCTCTCTCTGTTTCTACCATTTAACACTTCATGGCTCCTTTTAGGATTAGTGCGCCAAATTGAGGAGGTTCACGTACGTGTCCCGGGCAAACAGTTGCTTTgtggagaatgaaaaaaaaaaaaaccctccaccCAAGGATTGataggtttttttttctaaggGATCAGTCAGCCGACGAGTTAAAAAGCATTGCTTAGTTTTATAGGCGCCCTGACGTCAGGACTGAAATATGAAATTGACCGAGACTCAGCCAATGAGGAGCCCAGCCTCGGGACCTAATTAGCATAATAGTATAGAAACCAAAGTTTTCTGAACTGTCGAAGCCCAtcagcacactgacacatgagatttcatattcattcatttgtcacTTTGCATTAGAAGGGACGAAAGCAAATGAACGCAAACAGATTCGGGGGATTAACAGAAGATATCAGATGGTAAATATGCacgtctgtcttttttttttttgtttttttagatcAGCCAGCCGAATAGTTTTAACACATGTTTAACGTTTTTCCATCACCATAATAAccatttgaattgaattttagCGTCATGTTTATCAAcgatatttgttgttttggcatTATCTGCCCATTAGTCAGACTTTCCTAATCTCACTCTCGTTTAGTGTGTCGATGGAGAAATATTTTTCACTGGTGTGTTGGATTAACTATGCAGACAGCCTTCTAATTAAAGAGTCAAACCCGTTTTAGTGACTCTAAACAAACACTCTGAGATAAAAACCCATGGTTTCAGTGGTTTTCAGTGAGCGGTGGAGACGCGCTGTGTTTACCGCATCAGATCGCAGCAGTGGATGAGTCCAGATGAAGCGGACCGCTGTGAGAGGAAGGTGAAAGCGTGTGAG of Chelmon rostratus isolate fCheRos1 chromosome 6, fCheRos1.pri, whole genome shotgun sequence contains these proteins:
- the LOC121608108 gene encoding transcription factor Maf-like — protein: MASELAMSNSDLPTSPLAMEYVNDFDLMKFEVKKEPVEPDRSISQCSRLVAGGSLSSTPMSTPCSSVPPSPSFSAPSPGSGSEQKAHLEDFYWMTGYQQQLNPEALGFSPEDAVEALISSSHQLQTFDGYTRGQQYGGAAGAGGAMAGEEMGSAAAVVSAVIAAAAAQNGAPHHHHHHHHHHHTGAHHPSSGSQSGGGAGGNHQHLRLEDRFSDEQLVTMSVRELNRQLRGVSKEEVIRLKQKRRTLKNRGYAQSCRYKRVQQRHVLEGEKTQLIQQVDHLKQEISRLARERDAYKEKYEKLISTGFRENGGSSSDNNPSSPEFFMTSRKFLHL